One window of Suricata suricatta isolate VVHF042 chromosome 6, meerkat_22Aug2017_6uvM2_HiC, whole genome shotgun sequence genomic DNA carries:
- the LOC115294829 gene encoding uncharacterized protein LOC115294829, producing the protein MLCPWGAGASRLENLRLEPGWGSWEWSGRCSPSPGKANYTVVALSADDSPVGTNGCGRVRFKARKPQENLALRPTPWEARTRHHRSGLLAYLPATGPLQTPTMTGTDFLGNLLGTRVTASQTQREAPRRERGAAPQRGLHSHQEKKEESRHHHGFTVTHGWSRSPPSGKSQRPSGQSYYPVGPQDGAQPAGWGSPPCHPGASGCQNGACGVSPDNSKGVFAMQSLLMEILVCPPILQGSETRAAARKAGPLLHKLSFP; encoded by the coding sequence ATGCTCTGTCCATGGGGCGCGGGGGCCAGCAGACTGGAGAATCTCAGACTGGAGcctggctggggctcctgggaatGGTCAGGACGCTGCTCTCCGAGCCCAGGCAAGGCCAACTACACAGTGGTTGCTCTGTCAGCAGATGACAGCCCTGTAGGGACCAATGGCTGTGGCAGAGTGAGGTTCAAAGCCAGGAAACCACAGGAGAACCTGGCCCTGAGGCCGACTCCCTGGGAGGCCAGGACAAGGCACCACCGCTCGGGGCTCCTGGCTTACCTCCCTGCTACGGGGCCCCTGCAAACACCAACAATGACCGGCACAGATTTCCTGGGAAATCTTTTGGGAACGAGAGTGACTGCCTCTCAGACCCAGCGTGAGgctcccaggagagagagaggagctgcTCCCCAACGGGGTCTCCATTCCcaccaggaaaagaaagaggaaagcagaCACCACCACGGTTTCACAGTGACCCACGGCTGGTCCCGCAGCCCTCCCTCAGGCAAGAGCCAGCGACCTTCTGGGCAGAGCTACTACCCCGTCGGCCCCCAGGATGGGGCCCAGCCAGCAGGGTGGGGCAGCCCTCCCTGCCACCCGGGGGCTTCAGGCTGCCAGAATGGTGCTTGCGGGGTGTCCCCCGACAACTCAAAGGGGGTTTTCGCCATGCAGTCTCTTCTAATGGAAATACTCGTCTGTCCTCCCATTTTACAAGGATCAGAAACAAGGGCAGCAGCTAGGAAGGCAGGGCCTCTGCTTCATAAGTTATCATTTCCATAA